In the genome of Hymenobacter cellulosivorans, one region contains:
- a CDS encoding anhydro-N-acetylmuramic acid kinase, with the protein MNRNLSRLVALAQKPERRIIGLMSGTSLDGLDVALCRFSGHGPATRVVVEHFATVPYSAAIQVQIRRLFAQDTVELQHLTLLHAWLGSTHADMVLQCLAQWQVVPADIDAIASHGQTVFHAPQHQHGLPDWPNATLQLGDADHLAVRTGILTLSDFRQKHVAAGGQGAPLAVYGDYLIFSQPGEDRLLLNLGGIANFTYLAGSLDAATVFSTDTGPGNTLLDAFVRELYPGRQYDENGALAAQGNTNAELLAALLDHPFFAAAIPRTTGPELFSPAYVRAAQQRTATTHLAPPDLLATLTAFSASSIAGAVRQAFPALPALTIYASGGGMHNPTLMTALHQALPHCRFLTTAALGIAPDAKEAVLFAILANETLVGEALSIGQGEQAVPAVSLGKISFPE; encoded by the coding sequence TTGAACCGCAACCTTAGCCGCCTCGTCGCCTTGGCTCAAAAGCCGGAGCGCCGCATTATTGGGTTGATGTCGGGCACTTCGCTGGACGGGCTGGATGTGGCGCTGTGCCGGTTTTCGGGACACGGACCAGCTACGCGGGTGGTAGTGGAGCACTTTGCTACCGTGCCTTATTCGGCAGCTATACAGGTTCAGATTCGGCGTTTATTTGCGCAGGACACTGTTGAGCTGCAACATCTCACCCTGCTGCACGCCTGGCTGGGCAGCACCCACGCCGATATGGTGTTGCAATGCCTGGCGCAGTGGCAGGTAGTGCCGGCCGACATTGACGCCATTGCCAGCCACGGGCAAACCGTGTTTCACGCCCCGCAGCACCAGCACGGCTTACCCGATTGGCCCAATGCCACCCTGCAGCTCGGCGACGCGGACCACCTGGCCGTGCGCACCGGTATTCTCACCCTGAGCGACTTTCGGCAGAAGCACGTGGCAGCCGGCGGGCAGGGCGCCCCGCTGGCCGTGTACGGCGACTACCTTATCTTCTCCCAGCCCGGCGAAGACCGGCTGCTGCTCAACCTGGGCGGCATTGCCAACTTCACCTACTTGGCCGGCAGCCTCGATGCTGCCACCGTATTCAGCACCGACACTGGCCCGGGCAATACTCTGTTGGATGCTTTTGTGCGGGAGCTGTACCCAGGCCGACAGTATGACGAGAATGGGGCGTTGGCAGCCCAGGGCAACACCAATGCCGAGCTGCTGGCCGCCCTGCTCGACCACCCATTCTTCGCGGCGGCCATTCCCCGCACTACCGGCCCTGAGCTCTTCAGCCCGGCCTACGTGCGCGCGGCACAGCAGCGCACTGCTACCACTCACTTGGCCCCACCTGATTTGCTGGCTACACTCACTGCCTTTAGTGCCAGCAGCATTGCCGGGGCCGTTCGGCAGGCTTTTCCCGCCCTACCGGCCCTGACTATTTACGCTAGTGGCGGCGGCATGCATAACCCGACCTTAATGACGGCGCTGCACCAAGCCCTGCCTCACTGCCGGTTTTTGACCACCGCCGCCTTGGGTATTGCCCCCGACGCCAAAGAAGCCGTGCTGTTCGCCATTCTGGCCAATGAAACGCTGGTAGGCGAAGCCCTTTCTATTGGGCAGGGTGAGCAGGCCGTGCCCGCTGTTTCACTCGGTAAAATCTCCTTCCCGGAGTAG